One region of Vitis vinifera cultivar Pinot Noir 40024 chromosome 1, ASM3070453v1 genomic DNA includes:
- the LOC100260828 gene encoding calmodulin-binding transcription activator 4 isoform X2 — MKKENLYCPEIYFLFSSQDFYLCFLKGKDVVEEIILNKGFDFNDLLKEAQIRWLKPAEVLFILQNYEKHQLTQEPPQKPTSGSLFLFNKRVLRFFRKDGHSWRKKKDGRTVGEAHERLKVGTVETINCYYAHGEQNPSFQRRSYWMLDPAYEHIVLVHYREISEGRHSPGSNSLLSSGSTQTQSPSSYNSQIPGSTSAVSELYDSPQNVCSPGSVEVSSEVVMKSNVREHLDRINGIGDFGNSSELEVSQALRRLEEQLSLNDDSLEAIDAFQSQNENMNGLETLEYERKMSKQDQHAVLLSGPEYTVHDQHYTGYAGCSTDDLMLPQDAGDNREHYHHQSTVEGRDTLSWEEIMEFCKSSSGVDSKEKHKSYGNERPLSSSGRGAAEKQQNSHWLNVDGTNSESSSILLPSEVENLNFPEYKTNTHAVNSDYYRMLFDEGQIEVPLESGPSLTLAQKQRFTICEISPEWGFSSETTKVIIAGSFLCHPSECAWTCMFGDIEVPVQIIQEGVICCQAPPHPPGKVTLCITSGNRESCSEVREFEYHAKTSSCTHCNLSQTEATKSPEELLLLARFVQMLLFDPLMHRRDGIESGIDLLIKSKADEDSWDCIIEALLFGSGTSSSTVDWLLQELLKDKLHQWLSSRSREGCESFGCSLSKKEQGMIHMIAGLGFEWALNPILNTGVSINFRDINGWTALHWAARFGREKMVAALIASGASAGAVTDPSPQDPTGKTAASIASTSGHKGLAGYLSEVAVTSHLSSLTLEESELSKGSAEVEAEITVNNISKGGLAASEDQIPLKDALAAVRNTTQAAARIQAAFRAHSFRQKQQREADAPYVDEYGISSDDIQELSAMSKLAFRNSAALSIQKKYRGWKGRKDFLTLRQKVVKIQAHVRGYHVRKNYKVICWAVGILDKVILRWRRRGAGLRGFRPESEPIDENEDEDIRKAFRRQKVDGAINEAVSRVLSMVESPEAREQYHRVLERFHQAKSELGIGGTGSETSSIGDVLKTSKSIGDVFDMDEDDIFQFP, encoded by the exons atgaaaaaggaaaatctttACTGTCCggagatatattttttattttcttcgcAGGATTTTTATCTGTGTTTTCTTAAAGGGAAGGATGTGGTtgaagaaattattttgaataaag GCTTTGATTTTAACGATCTTTTAAAAGAAGCTCAAATCCGTTGGCTAAAGCCTGCTGAAGTGCTCTTTATTTTACAGAATTATGAGAAGCATCAGCTTACTCAAGAGCCTCCTCAGAAACCAACTA GTGGTTCTCTGTTTCTTTTTAATAAGAGAGTCCTTCGTTTTTTCCGTAAAGATGGTCATAGTTGGCGTAAGAAGAAGGATGGGAGGACTGTTGGGGAAGCACATGAGCGTCTCAAG GTTGGAACTGTTGAAACTATAAATTGTTATTATGCACATGGAGAACAGAATCCCAGTTTTCAAAGGCGTAGCTATTGGATGCTGGATCC gGCATATGAGCACATTGTTCTAGTTCATTATAGAGAGATAAGTGAG GGAAGGCACAGTCCTGGATCCAATTCACTGTTGTCATCAGGATCCACTCAAACTCAGAGTCCCAGCTCTTATAATTCTCAAATTCCAGGCTCTACGTCTGCAGTTAGTGAATTATATGATTCACCCCAAAATGTTTGCAGTCCAGGGTCTGTAGAAGTTAGTTCTGAGGTAGTAATGAAGAGTAATGTCAGAGAACACTTGGACCGGATAAATGGCATAGGAGATTTTGGTAATTCATCTGAGCTTGAGGTTAGTCAAGCATTGCGAAGGCTTGAGGAGCAGTTAAGTTTGAATGATGACAGCTTGGAAGCAATTGATGCATTTCAGAGTCAGAATGAGAATATGAATGGCTTGGAAACTCTAGAATATGAAAGGAAGATGTCTAAACAGGATCAGCATGCAGTTTTACTTAGTGGACCAGAATATACTGTACATGATCAACATTACACTGGATATGCTGGTTGTAGTACAGATGATCTTATGCTGCCACAAGATGCAG GTGACAACAGGGAACATTATCATCATCAATCTACAGTTGAAGGGAGAGACACCTTATCATGGGAAGAGATAATGGAGTTCTGCAAGAGTTCATCCGGTGTGGACTCAAAAGAGAAACACAAATCTTATGGAAAT GAAAGACCACTTTCTTCTTCAGGGAGGGGAGCAGCTGAGAAGCAGCAAAACTCTCATTGGCTAAATGTTGATGGGACTAATTCTGAAAGTT CTTCTATATTGTTACCTTCAGAAGTTGAAAATTTGAACTTTCCTGAATATAAGACAAATACTCATGCTGTCAACTCAGACTACTACAGAATGTTGTTTGACGAAGGTCAGATTGAAGTGCCTCTAGAATCAGGTCCAAGTTTGACTCTTGCACAAAAACAGCGATTTACGATCTGTGAAATATCACCAGAATGGGGTTTTTCCAGTGAGACTACAAAG GTAATCATTGCAGGGTCTTTTCTCTGTCATCCATCAGAGTGTGCATGGACTTGTATGTTTGGTGACATTGAAGTTCCTGTTCAGATCATTCAGGAAGGTGTCATCTGTTGCCAGGCTCCTCCTCACCCTCCTGGAAAGGTCACTCTCTGCATTACTTCTGGAAATCGAGAGTCCTGCAGTGAGGTTAGAGAGTTTGAGTACCATGCTAAGACAAGTAGTTGTACTCACTGTAATTTATCCCAAACAGAAGCAACTAAGAGTCCAGAAGAACTGTTGTTACTTGCCAGATTTGTGCAGATGCTTCTGTTTGATCCATTGATGCACAGAAGAGATGGTATTGAATCTGGAATTGATCTATTGATAAAATCAAAAGCTGATGAAGATTCATGGGATTGTATTATAGAGGCACTTTTATTTGGCAGTGGGACTTCATCTAGTACTGTGGATTGGCTTCTGCAAGAGCTTCTGAAAGACAAGTTGCATCAGTGGCTTTCTTCCCGATCCCGGGAAGGATGCGAGTCATTTGGATGTTCCTTGTCCAAAAAAGAGCAAGGGATGATACACATGATTGCTGGGTTAGGCTTTGAGTGGGCCTTAAACCCAATTCTTAACACTGGAGTCAGCATAAATTTCCGTGACATTAATGGGTGGACTGCCCTTCATTGGGCAGCACGTTTTGGAAG GGAAAAAATGGTTGCTGCACTTATAGCTTCCGGTGCATCAGCTGGGGCAGTGACAGATCCCAGTCCACAAGATCCCACTGGTAAAACTGCAGCATCCATTGCTTCCACAAGCGGGCATAAGGGACTTGCTGGTTATCTTTCTGAGGTGGCAGTAACTAGTCATCTGTCATCCCTCACTCTGGAAGAAAGTGAGCTTTCAAAAGGGTCTGCTGAGGTGGAAGCAGAAATTACTGTAAATAATATCTCAAAAGGGGGCCTTGCTGCTAGTGAGGATCAGATTCCGCTTAAAGATGCCTTGGCTGCAGTTCGGAATACAACTCAGGCAGCTGCACGCATACAAGCTGCTTTCCGCGCACATTCTTTCAGGCAGAAGCAGCAGAGAGAAGCTGATGCTCCTTATGTAGATGAGTATGGTATCAGTTCAGATGACATTCAGGAACTTTCAGCAATGTCAAAGCTGGCCTTTCGCAATTCAGCTGCTTTATCTATCCAGAAAAAATATCGAGGTTGGAAAGGTCGTAAGGATTTCCTAACACTACGTCAGAAAGTTGTAAAGATACAG GCTCATGTGAGAGGATATCACGTTAGGAAGAATTACAAGGTGATCTGTTGGGCTGTTGGCATTCTAGACAAGGTTATACTGCGGTGGCGCCGAAGAGGAGCTGGTTTGCGAGGTTTTCGGCCTGAATCAGAGCCCATTGATGAAAATGAGGATGAAGACATTCGTAAGGCGTTCCGCAGGCAGAAAGTGGATGGAGCCATTAATGAGGCTGTATCAAGGGTGCTGTCCATGGTGGAGTCTCCCGAAGCACGTGAACAATATCACCGCGTGCTTGAAAGATTCCATCAAGCTAAG
- the LOC100260828 gene encoding calmodulin-binding transcription activator 4 isoform X5, with translation MSGFDFNDLLKEAQIRWLKPAEVLFILQNYEKHQLTQEPPQKPTSGSLFLFNKRVLRFFRKDGHSWRKKKDGRTVGEAHERLKVGTVETINCYYAHGEQNPSFQRRSYWMLDPAYEHIVLVHYREISEGRHSPGSNSLLSSGSTQTQSPSSYNSQIPGSTSAVSELYDSPQNVCSPGSVEVSSEVVMKSNVREHLDRINGIGDFGNSSELEVSQALRRLEEQLSLNDDSLEAIDAFQSQNENMNGLETLEYERKMSKQDQHAVLLSGPEYTVHDQHYTGYAGCSTDDLMLPQDAGDNREHYHHQSTVEGRDTLSWEEIMEFCKSSSGVDSKEKHKSYGNERPLSSSGRGAAEKQQNSHWLNVDGTNSESSSILLPSEVENLNFPEYKTNTHAVNSDYYRMLFDEGQIEVPLESGPSLTLAQKQRFTICEISPEWGFSSETTKVIIAGSFLCHPSECAWTCMFGDIEVPVQIIQEGVICCQAPPHPPGKVTLCITSGNRESCSEVREFEYHAKTSSCTHCNLSQTEATKSPEELLLLARFVQMLLFDPLMHRRDGIESGIDLLIKSKADEDSWDCIIEALLFGSGTSSSTVDWLLQELLKDKLHQWLSSRSREGCESFGCSLSKKEQGMIHMIAGLGFEWALNPILNTGVSINFRDINGWTALHWAARFGREKMVAALIASGASAGAVTDPSPQDPTGKTAASIASTSGHKGLAGYLSEVAVTSHLSSLTLEESELSKGSAEVEAEITVNNISKGGLAASEDQIPLKDALAAVRNTTQAAARIQAAFRAHSFRQKQQREADAPYVDEYGISSDDIQELSAMSKLAFRNSAALSIQKKYRGWKGRKDFLTLRQKVVKIQAHVRGYHVRKNYKVICWAVGILDKVILRWRRRGAGLRGFRPESEPIDENEDEDIRKAFRRQKVDGAINEAVSRVLSMVESPEAREQYHRVLERFHQAKFLQSELGIGGTGSETSSIGDVLKTSKSIGDVFDMDEDDIFQFP, from the exons ATGTCTG GCTTTGATTTTAACGATCTTTTAAAAGAAGCTCAAATCCGTTGGCTAAAGCCTGCTGAAGTGCTCTTTATTTTACAGAATTATGAGAAGCATCAGCTTACTCAAGAGCCTCCTCAGAAACCAACTA GTGGTTCTCTGTTTCTTTTTAATAAGAGAGTCCTTCGTTTTTTCCGTAAAGATGGTCATAGTTGGCGTAAGAAGAAGGATGGGAGGACTGTTGGGGAAGCACATGAGCGTCTCAAG GTTGGAACTGTTGAAACTATAAATTGTTATTATGCACATGGAGAACAGAATCCCAGTTTTCAAAGGCGTAGCTATTGGATGCTGGATCC gGCATATGAGCACATTGTTCTAGTTCATTATAGAGAGATAAGTGAG GGAAGGCACAGTCCTGGATCCAATTCACTGTTGTCATCAGGATCCACTCAAACTCAGAGTCCCAGCTCTTATAATTCTCAAATTCCAGGCTCTACGTCTGCAGTTAGTGAATTATATGATTCACCCCAAAATGTTTGCAGTCCAGGGTCTGTAGAAGTTAGTTCTGAGGTAGTAATGAAGAGTAATGTCAGAGAACACTTGGACCGGATAAATGGCATAGGAGATTTTGGTAATTCATCTGAGCTTGAGGTTAGTCAAGCATTGCGAAGGCTTGAGGAGCAGTTAAGTTTGAATGATGACAGCTTGGAAGCAATTGATGCATTTCAGAGTCAGAATGAGAATATGAATGGCTTGGAAACTCTAGAATATGAAAGGAAGATGTCTAAACAGGATCAGCATGCAGTTTTACTTAGTGGACCAGAATATACTGTACATGATCAACATTACACTGGATATGCTGGTTGTAGTACAGATGATCTTATGCTGCCACAAGATGCAG GTGACAACAGGGAACATTATCATCATCAATCTACAGTTGAAGGGAGAGACACCTTATCATGGGAAGAGATAATGGAGTTCTGCAAGAGTTCATCCGGTGTGGACTCAAAAGAGAAACACAAATCTTATGGAAAT GAAAGACCACTTTCTTCTTCAGGGAGGGGAGCAGCTGAGAAGCAGCAAAACTCTCATTGGCTAAATGTTGATGGGACTAATTCTGAAAGTT CTTCTATATTGTTACCTTCAGAAGTTGAAAATTTGAACTTTCCTGAATATAAGACAAATACTCATGCTGTCAACTCAGACTACTACAGAATGTTGTTTGACGAAGGTCAGATTGAAGTGCCTCTAGAATCAGGTCCAAGTTTGACTCTTGCACAAAAACAGCGATTTACGATCTGTGAAATATCACCAGAATGGGGTTTTTCCAGTGAGACTACAAAG GTAATCATTGCAGGGTCTTTTCTCTGTCATCCATCAGAGTGTGCATGGACTTGTATGTTTGGTGACATTGAAGTTCCTGTTCAGATCATTCAGGAAGGTGTCATCTGTTGCCAGGCTCCTCCTCACCCTCCTGGAAAGGTCACTCTCTGCATTACTTCTGGAAATCGAGAGTCCTGCAGTGAGGTTAGAGAGTTTGAGTACCATGCTAAGACAAGTAGTTGTACTCACTGTAATTTATCCCAAACAGAAGCAACTAAGAGTCCAGAAGAACTGTTGTTACTTGCCAGATTTGTGCAGATGCTTCTGTTTGATCCATTGATGCACAGAAGAGATGGTATTGAATCTGGAATTGATCTATTGATAAAATCAAAAGCTGATGAAGATTCATGGGATTGTATTATAGAGGCACTTTTATTTGGCAGTGGGACTTCATCTAGTACTGTGGATTGGCTTCTGCAAGAGCTTCTGAAAGACAAGTTGCATCAGTGGCTTTCTTCCCGATCCCGGGAAGGATGCGAGTCATTTGGATGTTCCTTGTCCAAAAAAGAGCAAGGGATGATACACATGATTGCTGGGTTAGGCTTTGAGTGGGCCTTAAACCCAATTCTTAACACTGGAGTCAGCATAAATTTCCGTGACATTAATGGGTGGACTGCCCTTCATTGGGCAGCACGTTTTGGAAG GGAAAAAATGGTTGCTGCACTTATAGCTTCCGGTGCATCAGCTGGGGCAGTGACAGATCCCAGTCCACAAGATCCCACTGGTAAAACTGCAGCATCCATTGCTTCCACAAGCGGGCATAAGGGACTTGCTGGTTATCTTTCTGAGGTGGCAGTAACTAGTCATCTGTCATCCCTCACTCTGGAAGAAAGTGAGCTTTCAAAAGGGTCTGCTGAGGTGGAAGCAGAAATTACTGTAAATAATATCTCAAAAGGGGGCCTTGCTGCTAGTGAGGATCAGATTCCGCTTAAAGATGCCTTGGCTGCAGTTCGGAATACAACTCAGGCAGCTGCACGCATACAAGCTGCTTTCCGCGCACATTCTTTCAGGCAGAAGCAGCAGAGAGAAGCTGATGCTCCTTATGTAGATGAGTATGGTATCAGTTCAGATGACATTCAGGAACTTTCAGCAATGTCAAAGCTGGCCTTTCGCAATTCAGCTGCTTTATCTATCCAGAAAAAATATCGAGGTTGGAAAGGTCGTAAGGATTTCCTAACACTACGTCAGAAAGTTGTAAAGATACAG GCTCATGTGAGAGGATATCACGTTAGGAAGAATTACAAGGTGATCTGTTGGGCTGTTGGCATTCTAGACAAGGTTATACTGCGGTGGCGCCGAAGAGGAGCTGGTTTGCGAGGTTTTCGGCCTGAATCAGAGCCCATTGATGAAAATGAGGATGAAGACATTCGTAAGGCGTTCCGCAGGCAGAAAGTGGATGGAGCCATTAATGAGGCTGTATCAAGGGTGCTGTCCATGGTGGAGTCTCCCGAAGCACGTGAACAATATCACCGCGTGCTTGAAAGATTCCATCAAGCTAAG
- the LOC100260828 gene encoding calmodulin-binding transcription activator 4 isoform X1 translates to MKKENLYCPEIYFLFSSQDFYLCFLKGKDVVEEIILNKGFDFNDLLKEAQIRWLKPAEVLFILQNYEKHQLTQEPPQKPTSGSLFLFNKRVLRFFRKDGHSWRKKKDGRTVGEAHERLKVGTVETINCYYAHGEQNPSFQRRSYWMLDPAYEHIVLVHYREISEGRHSPGSNSLLSSGSTQTQSPSSYNSQIPGSTSAVSELYDSPQNVCSPGSVEVSSEVVMKSNVREHLDRINGIGDFGNSSELEVSQALRRLEEQLSLNDDSLEAIDAFQSQNENMNGLETLEYERKMSKQDQHAVLLSGPEYTVHDQHYTGYAGCSTDDLMLPQDAGDNREHYHHQSTVEGRDTLSWEEIMEFCKSSSGVDSKEKHKSYGNERPLSSSGRGAAEKQQNSHWLNVDGTNSESSSILLPSEVENLNFPEYKTNTHAVNSDYYRMLFDEGQIEVPLESGPSLTLAQKQRFTICEISPEWGFSSETTKVIIAGSFLCHPSECAWTCMFGDIEVPVQIIQEGVICCQAPPHPPGKVTLCITSGNRESCSEVREFEYHAKTSSCTHCNLSQTEATKSPEELLLLARFVQMLLFDPLMHRRDGIESGIDLLIKSKADEDSWDCIIEALLFGSGTSSSTVDWLLQELLKDKLHQWLSSRSREGCESFGCSLSKKEQGMIHMIAGLGFEWALNPILNTGVSINFRDINGWTALHWAARFGREKMVAALIASGASAGAVTDPSPQDPTGKTAASIASTSGHKGLAGYLSEVAVTSHLSSLTLEESELSKGSAEVEAEITVNNISKGGLAASEDQIPLKDALAAVRNTTQAAARIQAAFRAHSFRQKQQREADAPYVDEYGISSDDIQELSAMSKLAFRNSAALSIQKKYRGWKGRKDFLTLRQKVVKIQAHVRGYHVRKNYKVICWAVGILDKVILRWRRRGAGLRGFRPESEPIDENEDEDIRKAFRRQKVDGAINEAVSRVLSMVESPEAREQYHRVLERFHQAKFLQSELGIGGTGSETSSIGDVLKTSKSIGDVFDMDEDDIFQFP, encoded by the exons atgaaaaaggaaaatctttACTGTCCggagatatattttttattttcttcgcAGGATTTTTATCTGTGTTTTCTTAAAGGGAAGGATGTGGTtgaagaaattattttgaataaag GCTTTGATTTTAACGATCTTTTAAAAGAAGCTCAAATCCGTTGGCTAAAGCCTGCTGAAGTGCTCTTTATTTTACAGAATTATGAGAAGCATCAGCTTACTCAAGAGCCTCCTCAGAAACCAACTA GTGGTTCTCTGTTTCTTTTTAATAAGAGAGTCCTTCGTTTTTTCCGTAAAGATGGTCATAGTTGGCGTAAGAAGAAGGATGGGAGGACTGTTGGGGAAGCACATGAGCGTCTCAAG GTTGGAACTGTTGAAACTATAAATTGTTATTATGCACATGGAGAACAGAATCCCAGTTTTCAAAGGCGTAGCTATTGGATGCTGGATCC gGCATATGAGCACATTGTTCTAGTTCATTATAGAGAGATAAGTGAG GGAAGGCACAGTCCTGGATCCAATTCACTGTTGTCATCAGGATCCACTCAAACTCAGAGTCCCAGCTCTTATAATTCTCAAATTCCAGGCTCTACGTCTGCAGTTAGTGAATTATATGATTCACCCCAAAATGTTTGCAGTCCAGGGTCTGTAGAAGTTAGTTCTGAGGTAGTAATGAAGAGTAATGTCAGAGAACACTTGGACCGGATAAATGGCATAGGAGATTTTGGTAATTCATCTGAGCTTGAGGTTAGTCAAGCATTGCGAAGGCTTGAGGAGCAGTTAAGTTTGAATGATGACAGCTTGGAAGCAATTGATGCATTTCAGAGTCAGAATGAGAATATGAATGGCTTGGAAACTCTAGAATATGAAAGGAAGATGTCTAAACAGGATCAGCATGCAGTTTTACTTAGTGGACCAGAATATACTGTACATGATCAACATTACACTGGATATGCTGGTTGTAGTACAGATGATCTTATGCTGCCACAAGATGCAG GTGACAACAGGGAACATTATCATCATCAATCTACAGTTGAAGGGAGAGACACCTTATCATGGGAAGAGATAATGGAGTTCTGCAAGAGTTCATCCGGTGTGGACTCAAAAGAGAAACACAAATCTTATGGAAAT GAAAGACCACTTTCTTCTTCAGGGAGGGGAGCAGCTGAGAAGCAGCAAAACTCTCATTGGCTAAATGTTGATGGGACTAATTCTGAAAGTT CTTCTATATTGTTACCTTCAGAAGTTGAAAATTTGAACTTTCCTGAATATAAGACAAATACTCATGCTGTCAACTCAGACTACTACAGAATGTTGTTTGACGAAGGTCAGATTGAAGTGCCTCTAGAATCAGGTCCAAGTTTGACTCTTGCACAAAAACAGCGATTTACGATCTGTGAAATATCACCAGAATGGGGTTTTTCCAGTGAGACTACAAAG GTAATCATTGCAGGGTCTTTTCTCTGTCATCCATCAGAGTGTGCATGGACTTGTATGTTTGGTGACATTGAAGTTCCTGTTCAGATCATTCAGGAAGGTGTCATCTGTTGCCAGGCTCCTCCTCACCCTCCTGGAAAGGTCACTCTCTGCATTACTTCTGGAAATCGAGAGTCCTGCAGTGAGGTTAGAGAGTTTGAGTACCATGCTAAGACAAGTAGTTGTACTCACTGTAATTTATCCCAAACAGAAGCAACTAAGAGTCCAGAAGAACTGTTGTTACTTGCCAGATTTGTGCAGATGCTTCTGTTTGATCCATTGATGCACAGAAGAGATGGTATTGAATCTGGAATTGATCTATTGATAAAATCAAAAGCTGATGAAGATTCATGGGATTGTATTATAGAGGCACTTTTATTTGGCAGTGGGACTTCATCTAGTACTGTGGATTGGCTTCTGCAAGAGCTTCTGAAAGACAAGTTGCATCAGTGGCTTTCTTCCCGATCCCGGGAAGGATGCGAGTCATTTGGATGTTCCTTGTCCAAAAAAGAGCAAGGGATGATACACATGATTGCTGGGTTAGGCTTTGAGTGGGCCTTAAACCCAATTCTTAACACTGGAGTCAGCATAAATTTCCGTGACATTAATGGGTGGACTGCCCTTCATTGGGCAGCACGTTTTGGAAG GGAAAAAATGGTTGCTGCACTTATAGCTTCCGGTGCATCAGCTGGGGCAGTGACAGATCCCAGTCCACAAGATCCCACTGGTAAAACTGCAGCATCCATTGCTTCCACAAGCGGGCATAAGGGACTTGCTGGTTATCTTTCTGAGGTGGCAGTAACTAGTCATCTGTCATCCCTCACTCTGGAAGAAAGTGAGCTTTCAAAAGGGTCTGCTGAGGTGGAAGCAGAAATTACTGTAAATAATATCTCAAAAGGGGGCCTTGCTGCTAGTGAGGATCAGATTCCGCTTAAAGATGCCTTGGCTGCAGTTCGGAATACAACTCAGGCAGCTGCACGCATACAAGCTGCTTTCCGCGCACATTCTTTCAGGCAGAAGCAGCAGAGAGAAGCTGATGCTCCTTATGTAGATGAGTATGGTATCAGTTCAGATGACATTCAGGAACTTTCAGCAATGTCAAAGCTGGCCTTTCGCAATTCAGCTGCTTTATCTATCCAGAAAAAATATCGAGGTTGGAAAGGTCGTAAGGATTTCCTAACACTACGTCAGAAAGTTGTAAAGATACAG GCTCATGTGAGAGGATATCACGTTAGGAAGAATTACAAGGTGATCTGTTGGGCTGTTGGCATTCTAGACAAGGTTATACTGCGGTGGCGCCGAAGAGGAGCTGGTTTGCGAGGTTTTCGGCCTGAATCAGAGCCCATTGATGAAAATGAGGATGAAGACATTCGTAAGGCGTTCCGCAGGCAGAAAGTGGATGGAGCCATTAATGAGGCTGTATCAAGGGTGCTGTCCATGGTGGAGTCTCCCGAAGCACGTGAACAATATCACCGCGTGCTTGAAAGATTCCATCAAGCTAAG